The nucleotide sequence TAATTCGCAAATACCTCAGCTGGCATGAActacctaagtgtttcacatgctTGTTTTCCAACCATTTATTTCCATCAAGATCCAACACGCGCAAAGCATGGAAGTCCACAAGGTGGGGTATATGCTCAAAGTATTCCAGGTATATAGTCAGTGAGCGAACATATATCTTGGTTTCTGTAATCGCACAGACTGCGCCATTATGCTCTTTGCCACTAACTTGCACGGACAGACGTCGAATCTTGTTTGGACATGAATTGCATACATGCCCATTTAAAACAGTGGCAAAATTCTCTTCATCTGATAAAGATATGATAAGGTCAAGCACCATATCATGGACTCGACAATATTTCACAGTaccatcatcatcaatatcaattggCTGGATCATATTTCTATTAACAAGTTCATTGATACATTTCTCTGCTACATCATCCAAACGTCCCCATCGTCTATCAAGGAATCCTTCGGCCATCCATTTCCATTTCAGTTCTTCACACGTGATTGTGTAGTCCTCTGGATATATACACAAGTACAATAAACAAGTCTTCAAATAGTGTGGAAGATCCCAGTAACTAAGTAATAGTATATCTTTCATCCCTTTTAAGTTCCCATCATTATCAAGCGACGAACCAGTGCCAATGAAATCTTCCAGTCTCTCCCATTCATCCTTATGTATCTTATTGGCAAGCAAACTTGCAACTGTAATTATAGCTAGTGGAAGACCAGCACATTTTTTTAAGATCTTAGTTGAAACTTCTTCCAGTTCAACAGGACAAGGATCATCTACGCAGAATATTCTCTTAAAAAACAATTTTCGGGAATCAACATCATCTAGAGGTGCCATTTGATAGGGTTCACCACCGGAGTCGGAACAACACCCATTAGCTACACGGGTAATGTGTGTAGTAGCAATTATTCTGCTACCATTATTATTCTCAGGAAATGCTGACTTGACCAATTTCCAGTGTTCTTCTTTCCATACATCATCAATGACAACAAAGTACCTGCTTTCAATATTGTGCATCATTAAGCATTTGATAGCTGTGATGACTTGTAATAGCAACTAATTTGATATTCACCATTAATATTTTGTACTTCTGTACTTAATTTTTCAGTAATTTCTTTTGTATCAATCAAACCTCTGGCTACAAATAGATTAGGGCTAAACATGAGTACTACAAAATAGAAATAAAACTattaattttgaaaaaatagctctACCAGGTCATCTAAGTATAGAAAGAGTTAATAAACGGTAGGTACATGAGAATAAATATAGAGTACACAAAACAAAACATTGTAGGAGTACCTCTTTCCCGTCAAGATGTGTGCAGTTTTTCGAATTAGTCGGTCTATGTTCCAACCCTCTAACTGACATTCCTTGTCAGCGATTTGCGACAAGATATCCTTCAAGAGCTTCTGTAGATAAAGAGTGCGTGAAACAGATACAGAAGCACGGCACTGGAAGTCTTCTCGTACTCCAATCTTGCGATACACCTCCATTGCCAAGGTGGTCTTCCCCAACCCACCGGAGCCAACAATCGGCACCACTTTCAGCTCCATACTCCCATCCAACAATAAAGTAGTAACTTGCTTCACTCGGTTGTCCATTGCCACCAGGCCCTTGACCTCCTCATGGAGCATGGTTATCCGTGGGTCTATCTCCACCGTCCTTGTTGCACTATAGTAACTCTCATCAAGCTTGTACCTGTGCGAATAGGCGAAAGCGTCTTACCCTCGGTGTGAGGGGGCGCGTTGCATGTTATAGGCTGCAGGGGCGCACCTCCCTGGCAAATAGCGCATACAAGTTTGTTGGAGAAGATTACAACTTGGGGAGGAAGAGATAAAGAGATAAGAGGTTTACAAGATATTGAACTACTTGTCTAACAACCTAGTCTATCTCCTGGACGTCTCCTTGTGCGCCAAACCTGTGCTCCAACGTGACATGAATAtgtgtttaacaccctcccttaatcacaacttcatcaagttgagattatgtttGAAGTCTTCAAAACTTCTTGTGGGTAAGGGTTTTGTGAATCTGATCCTTGGAATGCACAAAACGTATGTCAAGCTTCTTCTGAGCCACTCGTTCTTtgacaaaatgaaaatcaatttcAATGTGCTTGGTCctagcatgaaacactggattagcaGACAGATATGTGGCACCCaggttatcacaccataaacatggcATTTTAGTACTTTTTACACCAAGTTCTTTCAGCAGTGATTGCACCCATATAATCTCAGTTGTAGCATTTGCCAATGCTTTGTATTCTGCCTCTGTACTAGAGCgagagacagtagcctgtttcctaGCACTCCATGAAATCAGATTAGGACCAAAAAATACTTCAAAGCCACCAGTGGACCATCTGTCATCCAAGCAACCTGCCCAGTCGGAATCTGAAAAGGCACTCAAAAGTGTGGATGATGACTTGCTGAAATTCAGACCAATACTCAGAGTGTTCTTGACATATCTGACTATACGCTTTACAGCAGTCCAGTGAACTGTggtaggtgcatgaagaaactggcatACCTTATTGACAGCAAATGAGATATCAGGTCTTGTAAGCGTCAGATGTTGGAGTGCACCTACCAAAATCCTGTACCTTGTGCTGTCATTCTGACTCAAGGGCTGTCCTTCTGTAAGAGACAGCTTCTCTGAACTGGACAGTGGAGTAGGTGAGGGTTTACACCCTTGCAAACCAGCCTTTTTTACCAAATCTGTTGCGTATTTTTCTTGGGAGAGATGAAGTCCATCCTCATGCTTCTTTACTTCAATCCCTAGAAAAAAAATGCAACTCTCCAAGATCCTTGAGAGAAAATTCTGCACTAAGATCCTTCAAAAGTCCTGTGATAGCCTCATTAGATGAGCtggtgacaataatatcatcaacatatatgagaacaaatatgtgagtgttgcATTTGTTGTAAATGAACAAGGAGGTGTCAGACTTTGAAGGAATAAAGCCAAGTGCTTGCATTTTATGACTCAGACGTGAGTATCATGCTCTAGGAGCCTGTTTCAGTCCATATAATGCTTTGTCAAGTATGCACACATGATGAGGTGCATTTTtgttttcaaacccaggaggttgcttcatgtacacttcctcttccagaacaccatgcaaaaacgtgTTCTGAACGTCTAGCTGCCTGAGGCTCCAGCCCCTAGAGACAGCAATGGACAAAACAAGACGGATAGTGGCAGCTTTTACAACTGGACTAaaagtatcctcataatcaatGCCATACCGTTGTTTGAATCCTTTTGCTACAAGTCTTGCCTTGTAACGATCAATGGTTCCATCGGATTTCCTCTTTATCCTAaatacccacttgcaatcaataagGTTTTTACCTTGCCGTGGAGGAACCAGATGCCATGTGTTGTTTCGTTTCAAGGCTGAGTACTCCTCTCTCATTGCTCTCTTCCAGTTTTCATCACCAAGTGCTTCTTCAAGTGTATGTGGCTCGCCTGGTTCACCTGTGGAACATACCATCCCAAACTTTGTCATGTGTTTATAATTTTGAGGTTGTATTACCCCTTGttgaagaggagtgcgacgcgacgAGATTGGCAGTGGTGCAGAAGATCCCGGCTGAACTGCAGGGTCTGATCCCGAGGCGGATTCAGGATCAGGCGCAGCAGCCGCGTTGGGAGCAGGCGCCGGATCCTCTGTGCACCGCGGCACACCAGGAGCACGTGAAGAAGCCGCCTGCGGCACAGAAGATCCCGCCGGGCCCGGCTCATCATGTGCCAATGATTGCACCGTTTCCCCTCTGGCGCCAGACGTGGGGCCCGCGTTGGTCGGACGGTGCAGGTCCCGCCGCTTGTAGCAGACGGGTTGGACGGGGAAACGCCCGCCCGAGGGCTTGCCCGTGGGCCCAGGTGAACGCGACGCGGGGTTGGCGTCTCCTCCAGCTGCTGTGGGTCGCATGGCATAGGCGGTTCCACCCGCTGGCGCGCGGTCGGCCGCAGCGGGAGCAGCAGAAGGCGCGGAGTCCGGGGAGGATTGGCCTGACGAATCTCCAGGCGGCGATCCCGAGGCAGATTCTGCCGCCAGGTCTGCGGGAACTGATCCCAAGGGAGATTTGCTCCCCCGATCCTGGCACATGAAATATGGCCCTGTTGGACAGATTTCTTCATCATTTCAGCTCCGTTTTTTCAGCATGGCTTCTTGCATCATCATACAACTCAGGTAAAGTGGTGAGAAGGTTAGTCATAGTAGGATTATTAGAGCTATACTAgagtaggaggaagaagtagaatTTCTTTCCGAAGTAAAGCGCCAACATTTGGATGTAGATCAGCAAAGCGGAATTTAGTTTCGTCGAACACAACATCACGAGATATGTATACTCGACCGGTAGAAACATCTAGACACTTGACCCCCTTGTGTTGAGTGCTATATCCAAAAAAACACATTGTTTTGACCGAAACATTAATTTGCGAGAGTTGTATGGTCGGAGATTGGGCCAACAGGCGCATCCAAACACACGAAGTGATGTATAGTTTGGTTTGATATGGAGAAGCCATTCAGTGGGTGTTTCATTATTGATCACTCGACTATAAAGCATGTTGATGATGTGAACGGCCGTGAGGAAAGCTTTGTCCCAAAATTTTAGGGGCATGGAAGCAccggcaaggagggccaaaccgaCCTCTACTATGTGCCTATGCTTGCGTTCGGCAGatccgttttgttggtgagcgtggGGGCATGACACATGGTGAGATATGCCAAGTGTTTGAAAGAAGTAATTGAGCTTCTCATATTCCCCTCCCCAGTCGGATTGGACAGCAATAATTTTGCTATCAAACTTACGTTCTACAGGTGCTTGAAAATTTTTGAACACTTGAAAAACGTCAGGTCTTTTCTTGAGGAGATAAATCCAAGAAAATTTGCTATAGTCATCGATGAAGCTAACATAATATGTGTGTCTACCCACCGAGGTAGGGGCAGGCCCCCAAACATCAGAGAAAATTAATTGCAAAGGTTGAGTAGAAACACTGGTAAATATGGGATAAGGTAATTGATGACATTTTGCTCTTTGGCAAGAATCACATATAGTTTCACTATctcgctcaccaacaaacgggagcttatttttcTTAAGCAAGCgttcaactaaagaaaaagatgcatgtcctaaacgatcgtgccatcgtgtggaggaaagcttgatagcaccacaagcttgtttattTGATCTCCTAAACTCCGGAATCAATGGGTaaagccctcgaacacatctaccgCGGTAGAGTACCTTCCTCgtggcctgatccttgatcaaaaagaagaaaggATGGAATTCAATGAACACATGATTATCAATAGTGATACGATGAACGGAGAGAAGATTTTTGTTGGCACTAGAAACATGCAAAAAATTTCTAAGGCGAATTTTGCGGGAAGGGGTACGTATAACAGAATGACCTATATGACTTATCCTCATACCTACACCACTTGCCGTGTGGATCTGGTCCTTCCCATGGTATTTCTCATGGAGGGTCACCTTCTCGAGCTCGCCCGTGAGATGGTTTGTGGCACCGCTGTCCAGATACCAGTTGGTATCCACTCCATAGGACccggcggcagcggcagcaacCTTGTCTTCTTCATCCGAGGAAGCTTCATCTTCGTCAAAGCGATACCAGCAATCCTTGGCCGAGTAGCCAAGATTGCCGCAAATTTGACAGCATACAGCATCGGGTCGTGACCGTCCCGAGCCGCCACTGCCGCTGCCGCCCCCGCCACGGCGacccttgttgttgttgttgaagttaGGGCGCCCGCCGCGCGAGCCGGAGTTGCTGGAGCCGCCACCACCTTGCTTGCCCTTGTGTCGAGGAGGACCACGGTGACGGGATGAGTACCCGCCGCGCCTACGGGTGGCCGCGTTTGCCGAAGACTTGAAGCCGCCACCGGTGTTATGGAACTGCGCTGATCAAAGTTGCTCAGCATGGCGTACAGCTCATTGACTAGACCGGCATGACGCAGGCGTCGAGGGCAGAGACAAGGGGCTGGTAGTCCATGTCCAGCCCGTGCAGCAGGTAGGAGATCAGTTCATCATCCTGGATTGGCTTGCCAGCCGCGGCGAGTTCATCGGCCAGGCCGCGCATAGATGCATAGTACGCGGCAACAAATTGGTTGCCCTTCTGTGCATTGATCAAAGCAGTGCGAATGTTGTTAACACGACTCAGAGATTGAGAGGAAAACATGCCTGCGAGCGCCGCCCAGAGAGCGTGCGCGGTGGTGATCGCGGTCACCGTGATCAGCACTTCTTTGGAGAGGTTGCTGAGGAGGTAGCCGAGCACTTGTTGATCCTCCCTCACCCAGATGGGATGGAGAGGATTGGGCTCGGTCGTCTCCTTGCCTTCCTTGTCCTTGGTGACGAGGAGGCGGGCGGGTTCTGGCATGGTTCCATCGACATAGCCGAAGAGCCCGGCTCTCCTCAGCTGCGGTGTAACTTGCGTGCGCCATAGGACGTAGTTC is from Triticum aestivum cultivar Chinese Spring chromosome 1B, IWGSC CS RefSeq v2.1, whole genome shotgun sequence and encodes:
- the LOC123082191 gene encoding uncharacterized protein, giving the protein MSSSSAAQSNLGGQVTEKLSRTNYVLWRTQVTPQLRRAGLFGYVDGTMPEPARLLVTKDKEGKETTEPNPLHPIWVREDQQVLGYLLSNLSKEVLITVTAITTAHALWAALAGMFSSQSLSRVNNIRTALINAQKGNQFVAAYYASMRGLADELAAAGKPIQDDELISYLLHGLDMDYQPLVSALDACVMPFHNTGGGFKSSANAATRRRGGYSSRHRGPPRHKGKQGGGGSSNSGSRGGRPNFNNNNKGRRGGGGSGSGGSGRSRPDAVCCQICGNLGYSAKDCWYRFDEDEASSDEEDKVAAAAAGSYGVDTNWYLDSGATNHLTGELEKVTLHEKYHGKDQIHTDRGSKSPLGSVPADLAAESASGSPPGDSSGQSSPDSAPSAAPAAADRAPAGGTAYAMRPTAAGGDANPASRSPGPTGKPSGGRFPVQPVCYKRRDLHRPTNAGPTSGARGETVQSLAHDEPGPAGSSVPQAASSRAPGVPRCTEDPAPAPNAAAAPDPESASGSDPAVQPGSSAPLPISSRRTPLQQGVCQFLHAPTTVHWTAVKRIVRYVKNTLSIGLNFSKSSSTLLSAFSDSDWAGCLDDRWSTGGFEVFFGPNLISWSARKQATVSRSSTEAEYKALANATTEIIWVQSLLKELGVKSTKMPCLWYKLDESYYSATRTVEIDPRITMLHEEVKGLVAMDNRVKQVTTLLLDGSMELKVVPIVGSGGLGKTTLAMEVYRKIGVREDFQCRASVSVSRTLYLQKLLKDILSQIADKECQLEGWNIDRLIRKTAHILTGKRYFVVIDDVWKEEHWKLVKSAFPENNNGSRIIATTHITRVANGCCSDSGGEPYQMAPLDDVDSRKLFFKRIFCVDDPCPVELEEVSTKILKKCAGLPLAIITVASLLANKIHKDEWERLEDFIGTGSSLDNDGNLKGMKDILLLSYWDLPHYLKTCLLYLCIYPEDYTITCEELKWKWMAEGFLDRRWGRLDDVAEKCINELVNRNMIQPIDIDDDGTVKYCRVHDMVLDLIISLSDEENFATVLNGHVCNSCPNKIRRLSVQVSGKEHNGAVCAITETKIYVRSLTIYLEYFEHIPHLVDFHALRVLDLDGNKWLENKHVKHLGSSCQLRYLRIRGFEITELPSEIGKLQHLETLDLIYCYSLLGLPSTVAQLRKLVRLFVSDYTQLPARGFRSLQALEELCFEKTDNPVRFVEEVNESGKCNLRYLCTSGKIAERMFCNPCCTFPCLQVLEIQSGIGMVPRGMTTLENLIRLRRKVTGIDKEDLQVLMGMPSLAHLDLEIIRGAINEKLIIGSDGFKLLKVFRFRYYSLFRLEFEVQPTGGLQLTFAPGAMPALRCLRLELSPMIVASDSFADLGVEHLPGLAQLEVHIDCYRAAPGWVKALECSIEKATSLLPKCRIRVSRALEGAMFKDDKEWEEVVAKESLAKKGDQTNERVATNN